A genomic stretch from Candidatus Hydrogenisulfobacillus filiaventi includes:
- a CDS encoding protein of unknown function (Evidence 5 : Unknown function), translating to MDKTGRLKMFLLDPYFLVVSAVGAALSTHLGMLVGFRLRMGTGAGLDFPVL from the coding sequence GTGGATAAGACGGGCCGGCTCAAGATGTTCCTCCTGGACCCGTACTTCCTCGTAGTCTCGGCGGTGGGGGCCGCGCTGTCCACGCACCTCGGGATGCTGGTCGGATTCCGGCTCAGGATGGGCACCGGGGCGGGGCTTGACTTCCCGGTTTTGTGA
- a CDS encoding protein of unknown function (Evidence 5 : Unknown function), with protein MTAHSPQASRGRFVNLSYTHRYLAAVAGYAFSYVMYALEAGSAPGR; from the coding sequence GTGACCGCGCATTCGCCGCAGGCCTCGCGCGGTCGCTTCGTCAATCTGAGCTACACCCATCGGTACCTGGCTGCCGTGGCCGGCTACGCCTTCTCGTATGTCATGTACGCGCTGGAAGCAGGGAGCGCCCCCGGGCGGTAG
- a CDS encoding protein of unknown function (Evidence 5 : Unknown function), with the protein MPALIILTLRFPGPLKGEGGSRML; encoded by the coding sequence GTGCCGGCGCTCATCATCCTCACCCTGCGCTTCCCCGGCCCGCTGAAGGGGGAAGGGGGCAGCCGGATGCTGTGA
- a CDS encoding Glycosyltransferase family 1 protein: MTALRIAVDALLYSRQAAGIGHYIRHLVTAYAAVFPEDEVWAVLNPGLSLPVSRCFHPAHPLNGSGARILYEQMVLPRLLGRVGYDVAHFPDYQLPIAGRVPRAVITVHDLVAFRMPETFPPRAGRVKRYLMAQSVRRAAHVIVPSRATRDDLVHVLGIPPERITVIPHGVTHLPRDDGPSPWPRPYFLAVGTLEPRKNLVRLIQGYSRLCRARGGDCPDLVVAGKPGWMYEPIYRAPAENGVEGRVTFLDYVAESLLVKLFSHAEALCFPSLYEGFGLPVAEAMTIGTPVVASNRGALAEIGEGAAFLVDPLDPDSIAAGLETVLTHPAEVEVRRRLGQERMRRLTWEAAARATRAVYERVATAR, translated from the coding sequence GTGACAGCGCTGCGGATTGCGGTCGATGCCCTGCTGTACTCCCGGCAGGCGGCCGGCATCGGCCACTACATCCGCCATCTGGTGACGGCGTATGCCGCCGTGTTTCCCGAAGATGAGGTCTGGGCGGTGCTGAATCCGGGGCTCAGTCTGCCGGTCTCCCGGTGCTTTCATCCGGCGCACCCCTTGAACGGCAGCGGGGCCCGCATCCTCTATGAGCAGATGGTGCTGCCCCGGCTGCTGGGCCGGGTGGGGTATGATGTGGCCCACTTTCCCGATTACCAGCTGCCGATTGCGGGCCGGGTGCCGCGGGCGGTGATTACCGTGCATGACCTGGTGGCCTTCCGCATGCCGGAGACCTTCCCGCCCCGGGCCGGGCGGGTGAAACGCTACCTGATGGCCCAATCGGTCCGGCGGGCGGCGCACGTCATCGTGCCCAGCCGGGCCACCCGGGACGACCTGGTCCACGTGCTGGGCATCCCGCCCGAACGCATCACCGTCATTCCCCATGGCGTAACCCACCTGCCCCGAGACGACGGCCCCTCACCCTGGCCGCGGCCGTACTTCCTGGCGGTCGGCACCCTGGAACCGCGCAAGAACCTGGTGCGGCTCATTCAAGGCTACAGCCGCCTCTGCCGGGCGCGCGGCGGCGACTGCCCCGATCTGGTGGTGGCGGGTAAGCCGGGCTGGATGTACGAGCCCATCTACCGCGCCCCGGCCGAAAACGGGGTGGAGGGGCGCGTAACCTTTCTGGATTATGTGGCGGAATCGTTACTGGTGAAGCTGTTCAGCCATGCTGAGGCCCTGTGCTTCCCCAGCCTGTATGAGGGCTTCGGCCTGCCGGTGGCGGAGGCCATGACCATCGGCACCCCGGTGGTGGCCTCCAACCGGGGGGCGCTGGCGGAAATCGGGGAAGGGGCGGCCTTTCTGGTCGACCCCCTGGACCCGGATTCCATTGCTGCCGGCCTGGAAACGGTGCTGACCCATCCGGCGGAGGTGGAGGTCCGCCGGCGTCTGGGGCAGGAGCGCATGCGGCGGTTGACCTGGGAGGCGGCGGCCCGGGCCACCCGGGCGGTCTATGAGCGGGTCGCGACGGCCCGCTGA
- a CDS encoding Polymerase, which produces MQSVLQRGTAPVPGAWLPAGSRWPLAAVVLAVLIGLLNPLAGLAAFLAASVWLAWVSLPLALGLYILLAPYPLGPVLHHHKFFATDMLALAMAAVLLWRVWRGGGFRAAWETFLTREYRAPLLLLLALSVLSLAVALSRFGTTVKILEYIEFFVVVVALFKVSGRDRSTWETYLYAFLLTAAVMVVYGTVQYLFALGPASNQIAGGYHVRATGLWGQPNVFGAFNEFLFPLVLGLLAFGPRDLKRGWLAAGLAVLAWGVVISYSRGAWVGDAAAVGFMGLAAIFTWRREPLARWLPRYAFWGVGVPVLAFLLVTGLNHLHLAHVYTPVTFHDRGASSRLLSTVTAVANPRSSYDTIQRLLIWKTALAALLSHPLLGTGLGNFHLYIAQHPPKGLVGGIPPMAHDLYLEWGADLGVGGILAALWLQWRWVTAPLKVLAGRYGALDRFWYGLGLGAFGTVVAFIVHDWVDFLIDHGVVVPLLLALGLIAALASGRREAERHEA; this is translated from the coding sequence TTGCAGAGCGTGCTACAGAGGGGGACCGCGCCGGTGCCCGGCGCCTGGCTGCCGGCCGGCAGCCGCTGGCCGCTGGCGGCGGTAGTGCTGGCGGTGCTGATCGGGCTCCTTAACCCGCTGGCGGGACTGGCCGCCTTCCTGGCCGCCTCGGTTTGGCTGGCGTGGGTCTCCCTGCCGCTGGCCCTGGGGCTCTACATCCTGCTGGCCCCGTATCCCCTGGGGCCCGTGCTGCACCATCACAAGTTCTTCGCCACCGACATGCTGGCCCTGGCTATGGCGGCGGTGCTGCTGTGGCGGGTCTGGCGGGGGGGCGGCTTCCGGGCCGCCTGGGAGACCTTTTTGACCCGGGAGTACCGGGCCCCGTTGCTGCTGCTGCTGGCGTTGTCGGTGCTGTCCCTGGCGGTAGCCTTGAGCCGGTTCGGCACCACCGTCAAGATCCTGGAGTACATCGAATTCTTCGTGGTGGTGGTGGCCCTCTTCAAGGTCAGCGGGCGGGACCGCTCCACCTGGGAGACCTACCTCTATGCCTTTCTGCTCACCGCGGCGGTGATGGTGGTGTACGGCACGGTGCAGTACCTGTTCGCCCTGGGGCCCGCCTCCAACCAGATCGCGGGCGGGTATCACGTGCGTGCCACCGGGCTCTGGGGGCAGCCCAACGTGTTCGGGGCCTTCAACGAGTTCCTGTTCCCGCTGGTGCTGGGCCTGCTGGCCTTCGGGCCCAGGGACCTGAAGCGGGGGTGGCTGGCGGCGGGGCTGGCGGTTTTAGCTTGGGGGGTGGTCATCTCCTATTCCCGGGGGGCCTGGGTGGGGGACGCGGCCGCGGTCGGCTTCATGGGCCTGGCCGCCATCTTCACCTGGCGCCGGGAACCCCTGGCCCGCTGGCTGCCCCGGTACGCCTTCTGGGGGGTGGGGGTGCCGGTGCTGGCCTTCCTGCTGGTCACCGGGCTCAACCACCTGCACCTGGCGCACGTGTACACGCCCGTGACCTTCCATGACCGGGGCGCCTCCTCCCGCCTGCTCTCCACGGTGACGGCGGTGGCCAACCCCCGTTCCAGCTACGACACCATCCAGCGCCTCCTCATCTGGAAGACGGCCCTGGCCGCCCTCCTGAGCCATCCCCTCCTGGGCACCGGGCTCGGCAACTTCCACCTCTACATCGCCCAGCATCCCCCCAAGGGGCTGGTGGGCGGCATCCCGCCCATGGCCCACGACCTCTACCTGGAGTGGGGGGCCGACCTGGGGGTGGGGGGCATCCTGGCCGCCCTCTGGCTGCAGTGGCGCTGGGTGACGGCGCCGCTCAAGGTGCTGGCGGGGCGCTACGGGGCGCTGGACCGCTTCTGGTATGGCCTCGGCTTGGGTGCCTTCGGCACCGTGGTGGCCTTTATCGTGCACGACTGGGTGGACTTCCTGATCGACCACGGCGTGGTGGTGCCCCTGCTGCTGGCGCTGGGGCTCATTGCTGCCCTGGCCTCCGGGCGCCGGGAGGCGGAACGGCATGAGGCCTGA
- a CDS encoding putative Methyltransf_11 domain-containing protein (Evidence 3 : Putative function from multiple computational evidences), producing MRPEEPAAPYGDDFGPEAVARWFQEEAAYHDRFQGGRVDRYPAPYAVFDDAYLFRGRFRPRPGEAVLDFGCAEGLALARWRRRQPFRYVGVDASPALLEAARARVPDGDFRLMPDSGRIPAADGEFTAVVVLGVLHHVPTVSRYLAELGRVLAPGGRLFLREPVHAMGRRPGSGQARPGLSPNERGIPLPFLVRTLTTLGLEVETARYAFAAPAVLAMRLLHTPARAPWELVRLADGLFTRALGTRVPYERPRLADKLYPTVGYLVARKP from the coding sequence ATGAGGCCTGAGGAACCGGCCGCCCCTTACGGCGACGACTTCGGGCCGGAGGCGGTGGCACGCTGGTTCCAGGAGGAGGCGGCCTACCATGACCGCTTCCAGGGGGGGCGGGTGGACCGGTATCCCGCCCCTTACGCCGTCTTCGACGACGCCTACCTCTTCCGGGGACGCTTCCGCCCCCGTCCGGGGGAGGCGGTGCTGGACTTCGGCTGCGCGGAAGGACTGGCCTTAGCCCGGTGGCGCCGCCGGCAGCCCTTCCGCTACGTGGGCGTGGATGCCTCCCCCGCCCTGCTGGAAGCGGCCCGCGCCCGGGTGCCGGACGGGGATTTCCGCCTCATGCCCGATTCCGGCCGTATCCCGGCCGCCGACGGGGAGTTCACCGCGGTGGTGGTGCTGGGGGTGCTGCACCACGTGCCCACGGTTAGCCGGTACCTGGCGGAGCTGGGGCGGGTGTTGGCTCCGGGCGGCCGCCTCTTCCTGCGCGAGCCGGTGCACGCCATGGGCCGCCGCCCAGGCAGCGGGCAGGCCCGGCCCGGGCTGTCCCCTAACGAACGGGGCATCCCCCTGCCCTTCCTGGTCCGCACCCTCACCACCCTGGGGCTGGAGGTGGAGACGGCCCGCTACGCCTTTGCCGCCCCGGCGGTGCTGGCGATGCGCCTCCTGCACACACCCGCGCGTGCGCCTTGGGAGCTGGTGCGCCTGGCCGACGGGCTCTTCACCCGGGCGCTGGGCACCCGGGTGCCCTATGAACGGCCGCGCCTGGCGGACAAGCTGTATCCCACCGTCGGCTACCTGGTGGCCCGCAAGCCATGA
- a CDS encoding conserved protein of unknown function (Evidence 4 : Unknown function but conserved in other organisms) has translation MLVVARSTGLHRLGGMERHTDGLLGTLRTRAGRVSLITTPLPPGAVPWPGVAVVPAGDRPGAYSRRWWREVPRRVRELAARDTPDLVISQSTAAQSAVPGLLAAGIPLVYILHGSAADTLRSLAGHYDPRSLYRRWRLARAWAWNRRVLPQVPRLVAVNRRQAQSLLRDLPLDPARLLVLENPVDPGFRPARDGAERAAARRRLGLPATGPVAGYAGRLAAGKGVDLLLAWARSRPGVTLALAGEGPLAAVAGGLAPAVRLLGRLAGEELAVFYRALDCLALPSREPEGLPLAALEAGASGVPLVAFATGGLADLAEEGSVLGVVPGDIAGLFAALDRVLADEALRRRLAAAAAARPRRSWEEWTDTLLAFALADVGESGSGRIQ, from the coding sequence GTGCTGGTGGTGGCGCGCAGCACCGGCCTTCACCGCCTGGGGGGGATGGAGCGCCACACCGACGGCCTGCTGGGGACCCTGCGCACCCGTGCCGGCCGCGTCAGCCTCATCACCACTCCCCTGCCGCCGGGGGCGGTTCCCTGGCCGGGGGTGGCGGTGGTGCCTGCCGGCGATCGTCCCGGCGCCTATTCCCGGCGCTGGTGGCGGGAGGTCCCGCGCCGCGTCCGGGAGCTGGCGGCCCGCGATACGCCCGACCTGGTCATCAGCCAGTCCACCGCCGCCCAGAGCGCCGTGCCCGGGCTGCTGGCCGCCGGCATCCCCCTGGTCTACATCCTGCACGGCTCGGCGGCCGACACCCTGCGCAGCCTGGCCGGGCATTACGACCCCCGCAGCCTCTACCGCCGCTGGCGTCTGGCCCGGGCCTGGGCCTGGAACCGGCGGGTGCTGCCGCAGGTGCCCCGCCTGGTGGCGGTCAACCGGCGGCAGGCCCAAAGTCTGTTGCGCGACCTACCCCTCGACCCCGCCCGCCTGCTGGTGCTGGAGAATCCGGTGGACCCCGGCTTCCGACCGGCTCGGGACGGGGCGGAACGGGCCGCCGCCCGCCGCCGGTTGGGGCTGCCGGCAACGGGGCCGGTGGCGGGCTACGCCGGGCGCCTGGCGGCCGGTAAAGGGGTGGACCTGCTGCTGGCCTGGGCCCGCAGCCGGCCGGGGGTGACCCTGGCCCTGGCGGGGGAGGGACCGCTGGCGGCGGTGGCTGGCGGGTTGGCGCCGGCGGTGCGCCTGCTGGGGCGCCTGGCTGGGGAGGAGCTGGCGGTTTTCTACCGCGCCCTGGATTGTCTGGCCCTGCCCAGCCGGGAGCCGGAGGGGCTGCCGCTGGCCGCCCTGGAGGCAGGGGCTTCCGGGGTGCCGCTGGTGGCCTTCGCCACCGGCGGCCTGGCTGATCTGGCCGAGGAGGGCAGCGTGCTGGGGGTGGTGCCCGGGGATATCGCCGGACTGTTCGCGGCCCTCGACCGGGTGCTGGCGGATGAGGCCCTCCGTCGGCGGCTGGCGGCCGCGGCCGCCGCCCGCCCCCGCCGCAGCTGGGAGGAATGGACGGACACCCTGCTGGCATTTGCCCTCGCGGACGTGGGGGAATCCGGTTCCGGAAGGATACAATAG
- a CDS encoding MFS transporter, with amino-acid sequence MAASAHAHPAPPPARPAAWRTGFYTVAHFLNDTYPNLYPSLLPVLMAALHFSVALAGLLSSIAALTTQLLQPVMGLWADRAGGRGFVVGGLLLGSLVSALALAFAPSYGWFAFALLLGGLGNAAFHPHASALVGELSGRRKGLAMSFFMIGGNLGRALAPVAATTAYLWLGGRSGLWLLALPGVAMAAVMWGVMRPAPAPQPRTGSIWTPEFRRGLRHAGNLLVVVMLRNLASMATVTLLPILWHRLHRPLSEAAALLMVLFLVGSVGNMSGGALSDRVGAKPVLVGSALFSALFLWLFLHASGWWLWLDIGFLGLALYATGSVVMVYGQLLFPRNKGMASGLTLGFGNTLGALAVGLIGLLAHRIGIPGALEVTAGLLLVSIPFSLRLSPRPVPDVA; translated from the coding sequence GTGGCGGCCAGCGCACATGCCCATCCCGCGCCGCCGCCGGCCCGGCCGGCGGCCTGGCGCACGGGCTTCTATACCGTGGCCCATTTCCTGAACGACACCTATCCCAACCTCTATCCCTCCCTGCTGCCGGTGCTGATGGCAGCCCTGCACTTCTCGGTGGCGCTGGCGGGCCTCCTGAGCAGCATTGCCGCCCTCACCACCCAGCTGCTGCAGCCGGTGATGGGCCTGTGGGCCGACCGGGCGGGCGGGCGCGGGTTTGTGGTGGGCGGCCTCCTCCTCGGCAGCCTGGTCTCCGCCCTGGCCCTGGCCTTCGCCCCCAGCTACGGCTGGTTCGCCTTCGCCCTGCTGCTGGGCGGACTGGGCAACGCCGCCTTCCATCCGCATGCTTCCGCCCTGGTGGGGGAGCTGTCCGGCCGCCGCAAGGGGCTGGCCATGAGCTTCTTCATGATCGGGGGCAATCTGGGGCGCGCCCTGGCCCCGGTGGCCGCCACCACCGCCTATTTGTGGCTGGGGGGCCGCAGCGGGCTCTGGCTGCTGGCCCTGCCGGGGGTGGCGATGGCGGCGGTCATGTGGGGGGTGATGCGCCCGGCCCCTGCCCCCCAGCCCCGCACCGGCTCCATCTGGACCCCGGAGTTCCGGCGCGGGCTGCGGCATGCCGGCAACCTGCTGGTGGTGGTGATGCTGCGCAATCTGGCCTCCATGGCCACCGTCACCCTGCTGCCCATTCTCTGGCACCGGCTGCACCGGCCGCTGTCGGAGGCCGCCGCCCTCCTGATGGTGCTGTTCCTGGTGGGCAGCGTGGGCAACATGAGCGGCGGGGCGCTCTCTGACCGGGTGGGGGCCAAGCCGGTGCTGGTGGGCTCCGCCCTCTTCTCTGCCCTCTTCCTGTGGCTGTTCCTGCACGCCTCCGGCTGGTGGCTGTGGCTGGACATCGGCTTTTTGGGGCTGGCCCTCTACGCCACCGGCTCGGTGGTGATGGTCTACGGCCAGCTGCTCTTCCCCCGCAACAAGGGCATGGCCTCCGGGCTCACCCTGGGCTTCGGCAACACCCTGGGGGCGCTGGCGGTGGGCCTCATCGGCCTCCTGGCCCACCGCATCGGCATCCCCGGCGCGCTGGAAGTGACCGCGGGCCTGCTGCTGGTCTCCATCCCCTTCAGCCTCCGGCTTTCCCCGCGGCCGGTGCCGGACGTTGCCTGA
- a CDS encoding protein of unknown function (Evidence 5 : Unknown function) — MAEETGVPAPLSGLLVTVQAGPGLEGAGEELVARLKAWGAQVGTMVPAGGVLVRYHPPDPVAGVRTAYPWGEAGTLARIVAHQLGRPLGFLWRQPAGGLAVHVYGPGPGTALGLARALFLWLALRDPHRLEGVLPLAALDPPPPAPPVPPPPAVPPEGPAPSPGVWDGGLPPGPAVRFRQAFRPPLGSPPYRAAPPPGPGLIPAAAAYKGEQQSDG, encoded by the coding sequence ATGGCAGAGGAGACGGGCGTACCCGCCCCCCTCAGCGGTCTGCTGGTCACCGTGCAGGCCGGACCCGGCTTGGAGGGGGCCGGGGAGGAGCTGGTGGCACGGTTGAAGGCCTGGGGGGCGCAGGTGGGGACCATGGTCCCGGCCGGGGGGGTGCTGGTGCGCTACCATCCCCCCGACCCGGTGGCGGGGGTCCGCACCGCCTATCCCTGGGGGGAGGCCGGCACCCTGGCCCGCATCGTGGCCCATCAGCTGGGGCGGCCGCTGGGCTTCCTCTGGCGGCAGCCGGCCGGCGGGCTGGCGGTCCATGTCTACGGGCCCGGACCCGGCACCGCCCTGGGGCTGGCCCGGGCCTTGTTCCTCTGGCTGGCCCTCCGGGATCCCCACCGGCTGGAGGGGGTCCTGCCGCTGGCGGCCCTCGACCCTCCACCCCCGGCCCCGCCGGTGCCCCCGCCCCCGGCAGTTCCGCCGGAGGGGCCCGCCCCCTCGCCCGGCGTCTGGGACGGGGGGCTGCCGCCGGGGCCGGCGGTGCGCTTCCGGCAGGCCTTCCGTCCGCCCCTGGGCTCGCCGCCCTACCGGGCGGCACCCCCGCCGGGGCCGGGTCTCATCCCCGCCGCCGCCGCATATAAGGGGGAGCAGCAGAGCGACGGCTAG
- a CDS encoding protein of unknown function (Evidence 5 : Unknown function), with the protein MGRIYRVEFRRVAWWLELEAGRLWLLGPGFARRRLLEEGVTAAYPVAGPLAVGTWMATADGRLRWLADVGVPGAAEDRGPGRLLGGRGRTVVLSRGGEWVVWRPEGVVYRGPAPVPVAAVGTGWVEGPGRRLYALVADAAAGCWWVVGWDAAAGFFRQPEAVEPPGTAAALHGGPDSLHLLWCTPEAVYVERRSYAGWPRPRILARGRFPPAAGEPLWHYGPEGLSAWLVGPGGPQAVLPAPGAPPHPPPKPGWCTTAPGGPSYGGPTLPRLVRPRRPPGRRASPPWSVRYASCRRPCRPAPGPGGGRPRIRPHPRVRPRNRRPVRPRPVTAAGGGSAGRIRIAYPGGDGPWQRQSGCRCHPLPGWPAGVRA; encoded by the coding sequence ATGGGGCGCATCTACCGCGTGGAGTTCCGGCGGGTGGCCTGGTGGCTGGAACTGGAGGCCGGCCGCCTCTGGCTGCTGGGCCCCGGGTTCGCCCGCCGGCGGCTGCTGGAGGAAGGGGTGACGGCGGCTTATCCGGTGGCGGGACCGCTGGCGGTGGGGACCTGGATGGCCACCGCGGACGGGCGCCTGCGCTGGCTGGCGGATGTGGGGGTGCCGGGGGCGGCTGAGGACCGCGGGCCCGGCCGCCTGCTGGGCGGCCGGGGGCGCACGGTGGTGCTGAGCCGGGGCGGCGAGTGGGTGGTGTGGCGGCCGGAGGGGGTGGTGTACCGGGGACCAGCCCCGGTGCCGGTGGCCGCCGTCGGCACGGGCTGGGTGGAAGGCCCCGGCCGGCGCCTGTATGCGCTGGTGGCGGATGCCGCCGCCGGGTGCTGGTGGGTGGTGGGCTGGGATGCTGCCGCCGGCTTCTTCCGGCAACCGGAGGCGGTGGAGCCGCCCGGGACCGCCGCCGCCCTGCATGGCGGACCGGACAGCCTGCACCTCCTCTGGTGCACCCCGGAGGCGGTCTATGTAGAGCGGCGCAGTTATGCGGGCTGGCCCCGGCCCCGCATCCTGGCCCGCGGCCGGTTTCCGCCCGCGGCGGGCGAGCCCCTGTGGCACTACGGGCCGGAGGGGCTGTCCGCCTGGCTGGTGGGCCCGGGGGGACCGCAGGCGGTGTTGCCGGCGCCCGGCGCCCCACCCCACCCGCCACCGAAGCCCGGGTGGTGTACGACAGCGCCCGGGGGCCCCAGCTATGGTGGCCCGACCCTCCCCCGGCTCGTCCGGCCCCGCCGCCCGCCTGGGAGGCGCGCCTCACCGCCCTGGAGCGTCAGGTACGCCAGCTGCAGGCGGCCCTGCAGGCCCGCCCCCGGCCCCGGCGGTGGCCGCCCCCGGATCCGCCCCCACCCCCGCGTGCGGCCGCGGAACCGCCGCCCCGTCCGCCCCCGGCCCGTCACCGCTGCCGGTGGTGGCTCCGCCGGCCGGATCCGCATAGCCTACCCTGGAGGTGATGGGCCATGGCAGAGGCAATCCGGGTGCCGGTGCCACCCCCTGCCGGGGTGGCCGGCTGGAGTCCGGGCGTGA
- a CDS encoding conserved protein of unknown function (Evidence 4 : Unknown function but conserved in other organisms), translating into MAIDQVTPGPYPSGVPTPTEVDCIWVDKVFGSCQQDVTINATTLAVTLNCTSLTSVTCGTPTCTFLNAVPGSNDINTLSWLVSVPIDYTCNSGATGSVTATAQVVASLYNPPGTTPECLPFSVSCAATVVPSTISGVLGTIYATANVCLELKTVARVQLLVPTYGYCVEPPCQVAAVCPSPFPPQQTPTTTTVTSTVPVTPPIVDA; encoded by the coding sequence ATGGCCATCGATCAGGTCACGCCGGGCCCGTACCCGAGCGGGGTCCCCACCCCCACCGAGGTGGATTGCATCTGGGTCGACAAGGTCTTCGGCTCCTGCCAGCAGGACGTGACCATCAACGCCACCACCCTGGCGGTCACCCTCAACTGCACCTCCCTGACCTCGGTCACCTGCGGGACCCCCACCTGCACCTTTTTGAACGCCGTGCCCGGTTCCAATGACATCAACACCTTGTCCTGGCTGGTGAGCGTGCCCATCGACTACACCTGCAACAGCGGGGCCACCGGCTCGGTGACCGCCACCGCCCAAGTGGTGGCCAGCCTCTACAACCCCCCCGGTACCACCCCCGAGTGCCTGCCCTTCTCGGTCAGCTGCGCCGCCACCGTGGTGCCCAGCACCATCAGCGGCGTGCTGGGGACCATCTATGCCACCGCCAACGTCTGCCTGGAGCTGAAGACGGTGGCGCGGGTGCAGCTGCTGGTGCCCACCTACGGCTACTGCGTCGAGCCGCCCTGCCAGGTGGCCGCCGTCTGCCCCTCGCCCTTCCCGCCCCAGCAGACCCCGACCACTACCACCGTGACCAGCACCGTGCCGGTCACCCCGCCCATCGTGGACGCCTGA
- a CDS encoding conserved protein of unknown function (Evidence 4 : Unknown function but conserved in other organisms) has product MATDQVTPGPYPGGVPTPTEVDCIWVDKVFGSCQKDVTVNATTPAPSLTCTSLVSVSCGTPVCTFLNAVPGSNSVNTLSWLLNVPIGFTCNDGTTGSVTATAQVVASLYNPPGTTPECLPFSVNCAATVVAGTVYATATVCLELKTVARVQLLVPTYGYCVEPPCQVAAVCPSPFPPQQGG; this is encoded by the coding sequence ATGGCCACCGATCAGGTTACCCCGGGACCGTACCCCGGCGGCGTGCCCACCCCCACCGAGGTGGACTGCATCTGGGTGGATAAGGTCTTCGGATCCTGTCAGAAGGACGTCACCGTCAATGCCACCACGCCGGCGCCCAGCCTCACCTGCACGTCGTTGGTGTCGGTCAGCTGCGGCACGCCTGTGTGCACCTTCCTGAACGCCGTCCCGGGATCCAACAGCGTCAATACCCTTTCCTGGCTGCTCAACGTGCCCATCGGCTTCACCTGCAACGACGGCACCACCGGCTCGGTGACCGCCACCGCCCAGGTGGTGGCCAGCCTCTACAACCCGCCCGGCACCACCCCTGAGTGCCTGCCCTTCTCGGTCAACTGCGCCGCCACCGTGGTCGCGGGTACCGTCTACGCCACCGCGACCGTGTGCCTGGAGCTGAAGACGGTGGCGCGGGTGCAGCTGTTGGTGCCCACCTACGGCTACTGCGTGGAGCCGCCCTGCCAGGTGGCTGCCGTCTGCCCTTCACCCTTCCCGCCCCAGCAGGGGGGATAA
- a CDS encoding CAP domain-containing protein produces the protein MLFLVPADFPQAGWVASVWRAPGVSPAPVSTPVVVAARPWVLSPAPAAPPASAAPTSAPAAAPAPSAYGPWHPSAAPAGPAPGSSAWEAAQARLLVALTDQDRLRHGLPALTADPELMRLAQERATAMAQDGYFSHDSPVYGWPLQMEWQAGLRAREMGAENIAEEGNVAEANAAFMASPPHRANILDPGETRIGVGVALLPGGNGVAVSELFLGPPE, from the coding sequence ATGCTCTTCCTGGTTCCTGCCGACTTTCCGCAGGCGGGCTGGGTGGCCAGTGTCTGGCGGGCCCCCGGCGTCAGCCCGGCTCCGGTTTCCACCCCCGTGGTCGTTGCCGCCCGCCCCTGGGTCCTGTCCCCGGCCCCGGCCGCGCCTCCGGCGTCCGCAGCCCCGACCTCCGCGCCGGCTGCTGCCCCGGCTCCGTCCGCATACGGGCCCTGGCATCCCTCTGCCGCCCCCGCCGGTCCTGCCCCCGGCAGCAGCGCCTGGGAGGCCGCCCAGGCCCGCCTGCTGGTGGCACTGACCGATCAGGACCGCCTGCGCCACGGCTTGCCGGCCCTCACGGCCGACCCGGAGCTGATGCGCCTGGCCCAGGAACGGGCCACCGCCATGGCCCAGGACGGGTATTTCAGCCACGACAGCCCCGTCTACGGCTGGCCGCTGCAGATGGAATGGCAGGCCGGCCTCCGCGCCCGGGAGATGGGGGCGGAGAACATCGCCGAGGAGGGCAACGTGGCGGAGGCCAACGCCGCCTTCATGGCCAGCCCGCCCCACCGGGCCAACATCCTGGACCCGGGTGAAACCCGTATCGGCGTGGGGGTGGCCCTGCTGCCGGGCGGCAACGGCGTGGCGGTCTCGGAGCTCTTTCTGGGCCCGCCGGAATAG